The region CCTTGGTCGCCCATACGGATTCACGGACTACGACCTCGCCGAAGCCATTCTCGCCCAAGCCAGATCAAGCAAATACAGCACCCCCACTTTCATCCACGCTCTCGTGCAATCGGAACAATTTAGACAAAAGTAAACTGCCCTATGAAATCACCAAAAATTTCCCACCCTTTACCTAAGCAAACGCGTAGAGCATTTCTGAGAAGCAGCTCGGCCCTCGTTGCACTACCCTTTCTCGAGTCATTCGGCGCCAAAGCTTTCACCGCTTCTCCACCGGTCGCCCTTGCGCCCAAACGCATGATGTTCCTCAGTTTCGGTTGGGGCCCCACGAAGGAGTCCTGGTATCCGGACCTTAACACCACGGGCGCGGACTACATACTACCCGCAGGACTCAAAGGCTTGAGTCGTCATCAAAAGGACATCACGATCATTCAAAACCTGACCAACCAATTTTCCACCGAAGCTCACTGGGGTAGCACCTTTTACCTGACAGGAGCTAATCGCTATGGCGAACCGGGACAGAGTTTTCACAACTCCATTTCCGCTGACCAGGTGGCTGCCGGGGTCCTGGGAAAAGATACCCGTTTCACCTCGATCCAGCTGGGTTGCGAAAACGCGGAGGACTCCGGACATGGTCCTGGACTTTCCCTGGCGTGGAATGCTCAAGGGAAACCAATGGCAGGGCTGAACACGCCTGTGACCGCATTTCACAAATTGTTCGCCGACGATCAAACCCCTCTGGAACAACGTCAGGCCATGCTTCAGCAAAAACGAAGCGTGCTCGACACCGTTATGGAAAACGCACGGAGCATGAATCGCGATCTCAGCAAAACCGATACCGACAAGATCGATGAGTATTTCCAATCCATCCGGGACATTGAAGTTCGTCTGGCCAAAGAAGAACAATGGCTCGACGTGCCCAAGCGCCACCCGAAGGAACCCATACAGGAACCGACTGGTGAGATTGTCGGCTACGAAGAAGTAATGCTCATGTACGACATCATGGTAGCGGCCATGCAAGTCGATGCGACTCGCGTGTTAACCTACCGTCAGCCTGTGGACAGTTTTATCCGCAGCCTTGGAGCAACTATAACCGGGCACAATATGAGCCATTACACCAATGGCACCCGGCGCAGTGTGGCTGAAATGCGCGATGAGAAACAAACCGAACTCTTAGCCTACTTGATCGACAAACTGAAGGCTTCGAAAGAGCCCGATGGCAGCAGTCTGTTCGACAACGTTTCCCTGAGCTATGGCAGCAATATCGAGTCGATTCACTATTTGAAAAATTGCCCGGCCATTATTACAGGCGGCGGGGCCGGCGTGAAGCATGGACGCCATTTAGTGATGAAAGATGAGAAGACACCTCTGTGTAATCTTTGGTTAAGCCTGCTTCAAGGAACCGGAATAAAAGCCGACTCACACGGCGATAGCAACGGTGTGATTGAGGAACTATTCGCCTAAGGCACTCCTGTGCGCT is a window of Verrucomicrobiota bacterium DNA encoding:
- a CDS encoding DUF1552 domain-containing protein, whose product is MKSPKISHPLPKQTRRAFLRSSSALVALPFLESFGAKAFTASPPVALAPKRMMFLSFGWGPTKESWYPDLNTTGADYILPAGLKGLSRHQKDITIIQNLTNQFSTEAHWGSTFYLTGANRYGEPGQSFHNSISADQVAAGVLGKDTRFTSIQLGCENAEDSGHGPGLSLAWNAQGKPMAGLNTPVTAFHKLFADDQTPLEQRQAMLQQKRSVLDTVMENARSMNRDLSKTDTDKIDEYFQSIRDIEVRLAKEEQWLDVPKRHPKEPIQEPTGEIVGYEEVMLMYDIMVAAMQVDATRVLTYRQPVDSFIRSLGATITGHNMSHYTNGTRRSVAEMRDEKQTELLAYLIDKLKASKEPDGSSLFDNVSLSYGSNIESIHYLKNCPAIITGGGAGVKHGRHLVMKDEKTPLCNLWLSLLQGTGIKADSHGDSNGVIEELFA